The following coding sequences are from one Lycium ferocissimum isolate CSIRO_LF1 chromosome 3, AGI_CSIRO_Lferr_CH_V1, whole genome shotgun sequence window:
- the LOC132049241 gene encoding polygalacturonase-2-like, translating into MSIQRIILIILLVVSISTCRSSPHECDADDDLSTQARKNLEQEFGHDFQAYPSYLDTITEGNNINQDQIHGFNDNVEEVANEVALIDVRSFGAKGDGDTDDTMAFEKAWKEACSSKTPVRFVVHRNKTYLLKQITFSGPCKSSISMQVFGSLKASDKTSDYRKDRNHWILFNNVQNLVVEGGGIINGNGKIWWQNSCKINKSLPCKIAPTALTFYNCKKLKVKHLKIKNAQQIHVSFERCTNVEASNLIVTAPGDSPNTDGIHVANTQNIQMSHSSIGTGDDCISIDSGSHKVRATDITCGPGHGISIGSLGSGHSEAHVSDVTVRGAKLSGTTNGLRIKTWQGGSGSASNIVFQNVKMQGVKNPIIIDQNYCDKEGPCKEQSSAVHVKNVVYQNIKGSSATNVAINFNCSKSFPCEGIVMQNINLVGESGTSKAICKNVKFSNVEKVSPHCTAGKSLLELISLYYNYYLY; encoded by the exons ATGTCTATCCAAAGgatcattctaattattcttttGGTTGTATCAATTTCAACTTGTAGAAGTAGCCCCCATGAATGTGATGCTGATGATGATTTATCCACACAAGCTCGTAAAAATCTAGAACAAGAATTTGGCCATGACTTTCAAGCTTATCCTTCTTATTTGGACACCATTACAGAAGGCAACAACATTAATCAAGATCAAATTCATGGTTTCAATGATAATGTTGAAGAGGTTGCTAATGAGGTTGCATTAATTGATGTACGTAGCTTTGGAGCTAAGGGTGATGGAGATACAGACGACACTATG GCATTTGAGAAAGCTTGGAAAGAAGCATGTTCATCCAAAACACCTGTGCGTTTTGTTGTTCACCGCAACAAGACTTATCTTCTCAAGCAAATCACATTTTCAGGTCCATGCAAGTCTTCCATTTCAATGCAG GTTTTTGGATCGTTAAAAGCATCTGATAAAACTTCGGACTACAGGAAAGATAGAAACCATTGGATTCTTTTTAATAATGTTCAAAACTTAGTTGTTGAAGGAGGAGGAATTATCAATGGCAATGGGAAAATATGGTGGCAAAATTCTTGCAAAATCAATAAATCACTG CCATGCAAGATTGCACCAACG GCCTTAACCTTCTACAATTGCAAGAAGTTGAAAGTGAAGCACCTTAAGATCAAAAATGCGCAACAAATTCATGTCTCATTTGAGAGATGCACTAATGTTGAAGCTTCAAATTTGATTGTCACTGCTCCAGGAGATAGCCCTAACACTGATGGAATCCATGTAGCAAATActcaaaatatccaaatgtCTCACTCTAGTATTGGAACag gtgATGATTGTATTTCAATAGACAGTGGATCCCATAAGGTGCGGGCCACAGATATTACTTGTGGTCCAGGTCATGGTATAAG TATTGGAAGCTTAGGATCTGGACATTCAGAAGCTCACGTGTCTGATGTTACTGTGAGGGGAGCCAAGCTTTCTGGTACTACAAATGGACTTAGGATAAAGACTTGGCAG GGGGGATCTGGAAGTGCAAGCAACATCGTatttcaaaatgtgaaaatgCAAGGAGTGAAGAACCCCATAATCATAGACCAAAACTATTGTGATAAAGAAGGACCGTGTAAAGAACAG AGTTCGGCCGTTCACGTGAAAAATGTGGTGTATCAGAACATCAAGGGCTCAAGCGCAACAAATGTGGCCATAAATTTTAATTGCAGCAAGAGCTTCCCATGTGAAGGAATTGTAATGCAGAATATAAATTTGGTAGGGGAAAGTGGAACTTCAAAGGCTATTTGCAAAAATGTCAAATTCAGCAATGTTGAAAAAGTCTCACCACATTGCACTGCAGGAAAAAGTTTACTAGAGTTGATCTCTTTGTACtacaattattatttatactGA